Proteins co-encoded in one Kutzneria chonburiensis genomic window:
- a CDS encoding proline dehydrogenase family protein: protein MHPLRTLILAAGANDAVRRLVATAPVSRDVVRRFVAGESTDDVVAVTSRLVADGLSVSLDYLGEDTTDEVQAEQTVQAYLRLLDRLHADGLARHAEVSVKLSAVGQALDERLALDNASRIAAAAEQCGTTITLDMEDHTTTDSTLRVLAELRRTWPWVGAVVQAYLRRTLDDCVALAGTGSRVRLCKGAYAEPPSVAFSHPHEVDLSYVRCANALLAGRGYPMFATHDPRLVSVIAERALWYGRKPGSYEYQMLYGIRPDEQLRLVNSGEAVRVYVPYGEQWYGYLMRRLAERPANTAFFLRSLVGRS from the coding sequence GTGCATCCGCTGCGAACCCTGATCCTCGCGGCCGGCGCCAACGACGCCGTCCGCAGGCTCGTGGCGACCGCGCCGGTGAGCCGGGACGTCGTGCGCCGGTTCGTCGCGGGTGAGAGCACCGACGACGTCGTCGCCGTCACCTCGCGGCTGGTGGCCGACGGGCTGTCGGTGTCACTGGACTACCTCGGCGAGGACACCACCGACGAGGTGCAGGCCGAACAGACCGTGCAGGCCTACCTGCGGCTGCTCGACCGGCTGCACGCCGACGGGCTGGCCCGGCACGCCGAGGTCAGCGTGAAGCTCTCGGCCGTCGGGCAGGCGCTGGACGAGCGGCTTGCCCTGGACAACGCCTCGCGCATCGCCGCCGCGGCCGAGCAGTGCGGCACCACGATCACGTTGGACATGGAAGACCACACGACCACCGACTCCACCCTGCGGGTGTTGGCCGAGCTCCGGCGGACCTGGCCGTGGGTCGGGGCCGTGGTGCAGGCGTACCTGCGCCGCACCCTCGACGACTGCGTGGCCCTGGCCGGCACCGGATCGCGCGTTCGGCTGTGCAAAGGGGCATATGCGGAGCCGCCCTCGGTGGCTTTTTCGCACCCGCACGAGGTCGATCTGAGCTACGTACGCTGCGCAAACGCGCTGCTGGCCGGGCGTGGCTACCCCATGTTCGCCACCCACGATCCGAGACTTGTCTCGGTGATCGCCGAACGCGCGCTGTGGTACGGCCGTAAACCAGGTAGCTACGAATATCAGATGCTGTACGGAATCCGACCCGACGAGCAGCTCCGGCTCGTCAACTCAGGTGAGGCGGTGCGTGTCTACGTGCCCTACGGCGAACAGTGGTACGGCTACCTGATGCG
- a CDS encoding sugar phosphate isomerase/epimerase family protein: protein MAPRPIPIGLSTASVYPESAGAAFELAGELGYDGVEVMVWADPVSQDMDALLELSDRHGVPVLAVHAPCLLISQRVWSSDPVIRLRRAVTAAQVLDAPTVVVHPPFRWQRRYAERFPELVEELSESSGVAIAVENMFPVRLRGTELSAFKPSVDPTDVGHKHYTLDLSHTAAAQMDPLAMAQRMGAGLVHVHLADGSGAPRDEHLVPGRGTAPCATFCEQLAASDFAGQVVLEVNTRKARGPGERAAELAEALLFARLNLGQN, encoded by the coding sequence TTGGCCCCGCGACCCATCCCGATCGGGCTGTCGACCGCGTCGGTGTACCCGGAGTCGGCCGGCGCCGCCTTCGAGCTGGCCGGCGAGCTCGGCTACGACGGCGTCGAGGTGATGGTCTGGGCCGACCCGGTCAGCCAGGACATGGACGCCCTGCTGGAGCTGTCCGACCGGCACGGCGTGCCGGTGCTGGCCGTGCACGCGCCGTGCCTGCTGATCAGCCAGCGGGTGTGGTCGTCGGATCCGGTGATCCGCTTGCGCCGCGCGGTGACCGCCGCGCAGGTGCTGGACGCCCCGACCGTGGTCGTGCACCCGCCGTTCCGCTGGCAGCGCCGCTACGCCGAGCGCTTCCCGGAGCTGGTCGAGGAGCTCAGCGAGTCCAGCGGCGTCGCGATCGCCGTGGAGAACATGTTCCCGGTGCGGCTGCGGGGCACCGAGCTGTCGGCGTTCAAGCCGTCCGTCGACCCGACCGACGTTGGGCACAAGCACTACACGCTGGATCTTTCGCACACCGCCGCCGCGCAGATGGATCCGTTGGCCATGGCCCAGCGCATGGGGGCCGGCCTGGTGCACGTCCACCTGGCCGACGGCAGTGGCGCGCCGCGCGACGAGCACCTCGTGCCCGGGCGGGGCACGGCGCCCTGCGCGACGTTCTGCGAGCAGCTGGCCGCCTCCGACTTCGCCGGGCAGGTCGTGCTGGAGGTCAACACCCGCAAGGCCCGTGGTCCGGGCGAGCGGGCCGCGGAACTGGCCGAGGCCTTGCTGTTCGCACGGCTCAACCTTGGGCAGAACTGA
- a CDS encoding phosphoglyceromutase produces the protein MSLVLLRHGESVWNAENLFTGWVDVPLSEKGLAEAKRGGELLKSAGLLPDVLHTSLLRRAISTANIALDAADRHWIPVRRDWRLNERHYGALQGKNKKQTLDEYGEEQFMLWRRSYDTPPPEIELGSEFSQDADPRYADLGPTAPRTECLKDVVTRLLPYWESAIVPDLKAGKTVLVAAHGNSLRALVKHLDGVSDDAIAKLNIPTGIPLRYDLDENLRPVTPGGTYLDPDAAADAIKAVANQGR, from the coding sequence ATGAGCCTTGTCCTGCTTCGTCACGGTGAGAGCGTCTGGAACGCCGAGAACCTGTTCACCGGTTGGGTGGACGTGCCCCTGTCCGAGAAGGGGCTCGCGGAGGCCAAGCGCGGCGGTGAGCTGCTGAAGTCCGCCGGCCTGCTGCCCGACGTGCTGCACACCTCGCTGCTGCGCCGTGCCATCTCGACGGCCAACATCGCGCTGGACGCCGCCGACCGGCACTGGATCCCGGTCCGCCGCGACTGGCGCCTCAACGAGCGGCACTACGGCGCCCTCCAGGGCAAGAACAAGAAGCAGACCCTGGACGAGTACGGCGAGGAGCAGTTCATGCTCTGGCGCCGCTCGTACGACACCCCGCCGCCGGAGATCGAGCTGGGCAGCGAGTTCAGCCAGGACGCCGACCCGCGCTACGCCGACCTCGGCCCCACGGCCCCGCGCACGGAGTGCCTGAAGGACGTCGTCACCCGCCTGCTGCCGTACTGGGAGTCGGCGATCGTGCCGGACCTCAAGGCCGGCAAGACGGTGCTGGTCGCGGCGCACGGCAACTCGCTGCGGGCCCTGGTCAAGCACCTGGACGGCGTCTCCGACGACGCGATCGCCAAGCTGAACATCCCGACCGGCATCCCGCTGCGCTACGACCTGGACGAGAACCTGCGGCCGGTCACGCCGGGCGGCACCTACCTCGACCCGGACGCGGCCGCCGACGCCATCAAGGCCGTCGCCAACCAGGGACGCTGA
- a CDS encoding helix-turn-helix transcriptional regulator yields the protein MAETDIVEHVVVLHGEQELLARAQHLFMAKSEFTCAAQDMSTWGVLESRAGLIDRMRRRLATGVRVRKVYNAEVLVEAEELTRLAEIGVGIRISRTPMSHETIIIDRRIAITAGPPVDGVRNYAIVQAPDVVAGLAMLFEATWDSGVDLAEFDGPALDERNREVAQMLGSGLTDEASARKLGLSLRTYRRRVAELMELLEADSRFQAGLRARDLGVR from the coding sequence ATGGCGGAGACTGACATCGTGGAGCACGTCGTCGTCCTGCACGGGGAGCAGGAGCTGCTGGCCCGGGCTCAGCACCTGTTCATGGCCAAGAGCGAGTTCACCTGCGCCGCACAGGACATGTCCACCTGGGGCGTGTTGGAGTCGCGGGCCGGGCTCATCGACCGGATGCGCCGGCGCCTGGCGACCGGCGTGCGGGTGCGCAAGGTCTACAACGCCGAAGTGCTGGTGGAGGCCGAGGAATTGACCCGGCTGGCCGAGATCGGCGTGGGGATCCGGATCTCCCGCACCCCGATGTCCCACGAGACGATCATCATCGACCGGCGCATCGCGATCACCGCCGGTCCGCCGGTCGACGGCGTGCGCAACTACGCCATCGTGCAGGCGCCGGACGTGGTCGCCGGGCTGGCCATGCTTTTCGAGGCAACCTGGGACTCCGGCGTCGACCTGGCCGAGTTCGACGGGCCGGCCCTGGACGAGCGCAACCGCGAGGTTGCCCAGATGCTCGGCAGCGGGCTGACCGACGAGGCGTCGGCGCGCAAGCTCGGGCTGTCGCTGCGGACGTACCGGCGGCGGGTGGCCGAGCTGATGGAGCTGCTCGAGGCCGACTCCCGGTTCCAGGCCGGGCTGCGGGCCCGTGACCTGGGCGTGCGTTAG
- a CDS encoding oxidoreductase produces MTSNISATKAGHWELGGRSIARLGYGTMRLTGPNIMGPPRDHDEAIAVLRRAVELGVNHIDTSDYYGPYVANELLREALHPYNDDIVLVTKVGARRTPDGGWPEALTPDELREAVHDNLKRLGVDQIGVVNLRMPGFAQPEDRSVEEPFTVLAQLREQGLIGELGVSNVTADMLAEAQKIAPVVCVQNLYNIANRGDEALVRICAEQGIAYVPFFPLGGFELVDDPRLKAIAEQYNATVPQVALAWLLQRSPNLLAIPGTSSLAHLEENVAGASLRLSADDVATLDAIA; encoded by the coding sequence ATGACTTCGAACATCTCCGCCACCAAGGCAGGGCACTGGGAGCTCGGCGGACGGTCGATTGCGCGGCTCGGCTACGGCACGATGCGGCTGACCGGCCCGAACATCATGGGCCCGCCCCGTGATCACGACGAGGCGATCGCCGTGCTGCGGCGGGCCGTCGAGCTGGGCGTCAACCACATCGACACCAGCGACTACTACGGCCCGTACGTGGCCAACGAGCTGCTCCGCGAGGCCCTGCACCCGTACAACGACGACATCGTGCTGGTCACGAAGGTCGGCGCCCGCCGCACGCCGGACGGCGGCTGGCCGGAGGCGCTGACGCCGGACGAGCTGCGCGAGGCCGTGCACGACAACCTCAAGCGGCTCGGCGTCGACCAGATCGGCGTGGTCAACCTCCGCATGCCGGGCTTCGCCCAGCCCGAGGACCGTTCCGTCGAGGAGCCGTTCACGGTGCTGGCCCAGCTGCGGGAGCAGGGCCTGATCGGCGAGCTCGGTGTGAGCAACGTCACTGCCGACATGCTGGCTGAGGCCCAGAAGATCGCGCCGGTTGTCTGCGTGCAGAACCTCTACAACATCGCCAACCGGGGCGACGAGGCGCTCGTCCGCATCTGCGCCGAGCAGGGCATCGCCTACGTGCCGTTCTTCCCGCTCGGCGGCTTCGAGCTGGTCGACGACCCCCGCCTGAAGGCCATCGCCGAGCAGTACAACGCCACGGTGCCGCAGGTCGCGCTGGCCTGGCTGCTCCAGCGTTCGCCGAACCTGCTGGCCATCCCGGGCACGTCGTCGCTGGCCCACCTGGAGGAGAACGTCGCCGGCGCGTCGCTGCGCCTGTCGGCCGACGACGTCGCCACCCTCGACGCCATCGCCTGA
- a CDS encoding sensor histidine kinase has protein sequence MTASGYLALSIGLLVIGLLVGSLIGRASARRAASQPVVLTVSDLVQRVVHSAHNGVVVLNHFGDVVLHNPRAAALGVVRGSQVDDRARKAAELVAASGEVMEVDLSPLQSRGGRQPEAVRGEVRPLGDGFTVVDASDESEAVRLEAIRRDFVANVSHELKTPVGALALLAEAVLDAADDQVEVRRFSSKILHEATRLGRLVTELIALSRLQGAEQLPELTPIGVDEVVREALGRSRLAAESAGIEITVDDTSDLVVDGDRTLLVTALSNLLDNAIAYSQPGSPVSVSRRTEDGFVEIAVTDRGMGIAPDQQHRVFERFYRADPARSRMTGGTGLGLAIVKHIAVNHGGEVKLWSLPGTGSTFTLRIPAHGAPAPRDGDEPDATRPEPAVDRNNGHVPTGDTRLVPTGADGADAVDGDHGGKA, from the coding sequence GTGACCGCATCGGGCTATCTCGCCCTGTCGATCGGCCTACTGGTGATCGGCTTGCTGGTTGGTTCCCTCATCGGCCGCGCGTCGGCCAGACGGGCCGCGTCGCAGCCGGTCGTGCTGACCGTTTCCGACCTCGTCCAACGCGTCGTGCACTCCGCGCACAACGGCGTGGTCGTCCTCAACCACTTCGGCGACGTCGTGCTGCACAACCCGCGCGCCGCGGCCCTTGGCGTGGTCCGGGGCAGCCAGGTCGACGACCGGGCCCGCAAGGCGGCCGAGCTGGTCGCCGCGTCAGGCGAGGTGATGGAGGTCGACCTGTCGCCGTTGCAGTCGCGCGGCGGCCGGCAGCCCGAGGCGGTGCGCGGCGAGGTCCGGCCGCTGGGCGACGGCTTCACCGTGGTCGACGCCAGCGACGAATCCGAGGCCGTCCGGCTGGAGGCGATCCGCCGCGACTTCGTGGCCAACGTCAGCCACGAGCTCAAGACCCCGGTCGGCGCGCTGGCGCTGCTGGCCGAAGCCGTCCTGGATGCGGCCGACGACCAGGTCGAGGTGCGCCGGTTCAGCAGCAAGATCCTGCACGAGGCGACCCGGCTGGGCCGGCTGGTCACGGAGCTGATCGCGCTGTCCCGGCTCCAGGGGGCCGAGCAGCTGCCGGAGCTGACGCCGATCGGCGTGGACGAGGTCGTCCGCGAGGCGCTGGGCCGCAGTCGGCTGGCCGCCGAGTCGGCCGGCATCGAGATCACCGTGGACGACACCAGCGACCTCGTCGTCGACGGCGACCGGACGCTGCTGGTCACGGCCCTGAGCAACCTGCTGGACAACGCCATCGCCTACTCGCAGCCGGGCAGCCCGGTGTCGGTCAGCCGCCGCACCGAGGACGGCTTCGTGGAGATCGCGGTCACCGACCGCGGCATGGGCATCGCCCCCGACCAGCAGCACCGCGTGTTCGAGCGGTTCTACCGGGCCGACCCGGCCCGATCACGCATGACCGGCGGCACGGGTCTCGGGCTGGCCATCGTCAAGCACATCGCCGTGAACCACGGCGGCGAGGTGAAGCTGTGGAGTCTGCCCGGCACCGGGTCGACCTTCACGCTGCGGATCCCGGCCCACGGCGCGCCCGCGCCGCGGGACGGCGATGAACCGGATGCAACGCGGCCCGAACCGGCCGTGGACAGGAACAACGGGCACGTCCCGACCGGAGACACCAGGCTCGTCCCGACCGGGGCCGACGGTGCCGATGCCGTTGACGGCGATCATGGAGGAAAAGCATGA
- a CDS encoding response regulator transcription factor, producing the protein MTRVLIVEDEESFADPLAFLLRKEGFTAALAGTGQEALEEFDRNGADIVLLDLMLPGMSGTDVCKALRQRSAVPVIMVTARDSEIDKVVGLELGADDYVTKPYSARELIARIRAVLRRGGESEELLPQVLEAGPVRMDVERHVVTVDGAEVSLPLKEFDLLEYLLRNVGRVLTRGQLIDRVWGADYVGDTKTLDVHVKRLRSKIEPDPSAPQHLVTVRGLGYKFES; encoded by the coding sequence ATGACCAGGGTGTTGATCGTCGAGGACGAGGAATCCTTCGCCGACCCGCTGGCCTTCCTGCTGCGCAAGGAGGGCTTCACCGCCGCACTGGCCGGCACCGGCCAGGAGGCGCTCGAGGAGTTCGACCGCAACGGCGCCGACATCGTGCTGCTCGACCTGATGCTGCCCGGCATGAGCGGCACCGACGTGTGCAAGGCGCTGCGCCAGCGCTCGGCCGTGCCGGTGATCATGGTCACGGCCCGGGACAGCGAGATCGACAAGGTCGTCGGCCTCGAGCTCGGCGCCGACGACTACGTCACCAAGCCGTACTCGGCCCGTGAGCTGATCGCCCGCATCCGGGCCGTGCTGCGCCGCGGCGGCGAGTCCGAGGAGCTGCTGCCGCAGGTCCTGGAGGCCGGGCCGGTGCGGATGGACGTCGAGCGGCACGTGGTGACCGTCGACGGCGCCGAGGTCTCGCTGCCGCTCAAGGAGTTCGACCTGCTGGAGTACCTGCTGCGCAACGTCGGCCGGGTACTGACCAGGGGCCAGCTCATCGACCGGGTGTGGGGCGCGGACTACGTCGGCGACACCAAGACGCTGGACGTGCACGTCAAGCGGCTGCGGTCCAAGATCGAACCGGATCCGTCGGCCCCGCAGCACCTGGTCACCGTGCGCGGGCTCGGCTACAAGTTCGAGTCCTGA
- a CDS encoding Ppx/GppA phosphatase family protein, which translates to MRLGVLDVGSNTVHLLVVDAHRGAHPTPMSSEKSVLRLAEQLTGGGTLSKHGADSLVKAVADGKASATQFGCEDLMAFATSAVREAGNSAAVLDRVRKETGIDLQVLSGEDEARLTFLAVRRWHGWSAGRLLNLDIGGGSLEIAVGRDESPDLACSIPLGAGRVTRTRFKHDPPSRHELRDTVDWLDEQIAPVAKRVLRLGEPDLVAATSKTFRTLARLTGAAPSGQGPRVRRVLTHAGLRQLIAFISRMSAADLGELEGVSAGRSAQLVAGALVAEATMRALSLTELEICPWALREGVILRRLDHTDGAAPPGDTGRTAHFGARWNQ; encoded by the coding sequence GTGCGCCTAGGGGTGCTTGACGTCGGGTCGAACACTGTCCACCTGTTGGTGGTGGACGCGCATCGTGGTGCCCACCCGACGCCGATGTCGTCGGAGAAGTCGGTGCTGCGGCTGGCCGAGCAGCTCACCGGCGGCGGCACGCTGTCCAAGCACGGGGCCGACTCGCTGGTCAAGGCGGTGGCCGACGGCAAGGCGTCGGCGACCCAGTTCGGCTGCGAGGACCTGATGGCCTTCGCCACCTCCGCGGTGCGCGAGGCCGGCAACTCGGCGGCCGTGCTCGACCGGGTCCGCAAGGAGACCGGCATCGACCTCCAGGTGCTCTCCGGCGAGGACGAAGCCCGCCTGACCTTTCTCGCGGTGCGCCGCTGGCACGGCTGGTCGGCCGGCCGGCTGCTCAACCTGGACATCGGCGGCGGCTCGCTGGAGATCGCCGTCGGCCGGGACGAGAGCCCGGACCTGGCCTGCTCGATCCCGCTCGGCGCCGGCCGGGTCACCAGGACCCGCTTCAAGCACGATCCGCCGAGCCGACACGAGCTGCGCGACACCGTCGACTGGCTGGACGAGCAGATCGCCCCGGTGGCCAAGCGGGTGCTGCGGCTGGGCGAGCCGGACCTGGTCGCCGCCACCTCGAAGACGTTCCGCACGCTGGCCCGGCTGACCGGCGCCGCCCCGTCCGGCCAGGGGCCGCGGGTGCGCCGCGTGCTCACCCACGCCGGCCTGCGCCAGCTGATCGCGTTCATCTCCCGGATGTCCGCCGCGGACCTGGGCGAACTGGAGGGCGTCAGCGCCGGCCGTTCGGCCCAGCTGGTCGCCGGCGCACTCGTGGCGGAGGCCACCATGCGAGCGTTGTCACTCACAGAACTCGAGATCTGCCCATGGGCGCTGCGCGAAGGTGTCATTCTTCGGCGACTGGACCACACGGACGGCGCTGCGCCGCCCGGTGACACTGGACGGACGGCGCACTTCGGGGCACGGTGGAATCAATGA